The following are from one region of the Ananas comosus cultivar F153 linkage group 20, ASM154086v1, whole genome shotgun sequence genome:
- the LOC109726098 gene encoding uncharacterized protein LOC109726098 isoform X1, with protein sequence MAEAEAPMVATEAKAKVEVEAKAKVEEVAEVKEKGPGHYQIEHPYLCIGEPRVEYVPSSPTPSSTVVVEITWRRATQCVTTINGTSTLDRRGPVETLGSSSSSFDVPALLAASPDCHGVTNSAGDAWFDVFASFPAAAHLAPFLPGSLFDALSFHLNKAIAERPPPHLSDAVLYKQELTILDTHIHDDRLVAIRDFLGEIGAATRLAGARCGACHTLHRRELDFLRLPCSHAFHTHCIFKEFRSDIRCPTCRWRYR encoded by the coding sequence GTGGCGACCGAAGCGAAGGCgaaggtggaggtggaggcgaaggcgaaggtggaggaggtggcggaggtGAAGGAGAAGGGGCCTGGCCATTACCAGATCGAGCACCCCTACCTGTGCATCGgcgagcctagggttgagtacgTCCCCTCCTCTCCCacaccctcctccaccgtcgTAGTCGAGATCACGTGGAGGAGGGCGACGCAGTGCGTCACCACCATCAACGGCACCTCCACCCTCGACCGCCGCGGCCCCGTCGAAACCCTaggctcgtcctcctcctccttcgacgTCCCCGCGCTCCTCGCGGCCTCGCCCGACTGCCACGGGGTGACGAACTCCGCGGGGGACGCGTGGTTCGACGTGTTCGCCTccttccccgccgccgcccacctCGCCCCCTTCCTCCCCGGCTCCCTCTTCGACGCCCTCTCCTTCCACCTCAACAAGGCCATCGCCGAGCGACCGCCCCCGCACCTCTCCGACGCCGTCCTCTACAAGCAGGAGCTCACCATCCTCGACACGCACATCCACGACGACCGGCTCGTCGCCATCCGCGATTTCCTCGGCGAGATCGGCGCGGCGACGCGGCTCGCCGGCGCCAGGTGCGGCGCGTGCCACACGCTGCACCGCAGGGAGTTGGACTTCCTGAGGTTGCCCTGCTCCCACGCCTTCCACACCCACTGCATCTTCAAAGAGTTCCGGAGCGACATCCGATGCCCCACCTGTCGCTGGAGATATCGCTAG
- the LOC109726098 gene encoding uncharacterized protein LOC109726098 isoform X4 → MAEAEAPMVATEAKAKAKVEEVAEVKEKGPGHYQIEHPYLCIGEPRVEYVPSSPTPSSTVVVEITWRRATQCVTTINGTSTLDRRGPVETLGSSSSSFDVPALLAASPDCHGVTNSAGDAWFDVFASFPAAAHLAPFLPGSLFDALSFHLNKAIAERPPPHLSDAVLYKQELTILDTHIHDDRLVAIRDFLGEIGAATRLAGARCGACHTLHRRELDFLRLPCSHAFHTHCIFKEFRSDIRCPTCRWRYR, encoded by the coding sequence gcgaaggtggaggaggtggcggaggtGAAGGAGAAGGGGCCTGGCCATTACCAGATCGAGCACCCCTACCTGTGCATCGgcgagcctagggttgagtacgTCCCCTCCTCTCCCacaccctcctccaccgtcgTAGTCGAGATCACGTGGAGGAGGGCGACGCAGTGCGTCACCACCATCAACGGCACCTCCACCCTCGACCGCCGCGGCCCCGTCGAAACCCTaggctcgtcctcctcctccttcgacgTCCCCGCGCTCCTCGCGGCCTCGCCCGACTGCCACGGGGTGACGAACTCCGCGGGGGACGCGTGGTTCGACGTGTTCGCCTccttccccgccgccgcccacctCGCCCCCTTCCTCCCCGGCTCCCTCTTCGACGCCCTCTCCTTCCACCTCAACAAGGCCATCGCCGAGCGACCGCCCCCGCACCTCTCCGACGCCGTCCTCTACAAGCAGGAGCTCACCATCCTCGACACGCACATCCACGACGACCGGCTCGTCGCCATCCGCGATTTCCTCGGCGAGATCGGCGCGGCGACGCGGCTCGCCGGCGCCAGGTGCGGCGCGTGCCACACGCTGCACCGCAGGGAGTTGGACTTCCTGAGGTTGCCCTGCTCCCACGCCTTCCACACCCACTGCATCTTCAAAGAGTTCCGGAGCGACATCCGATGCCCCACCTGTCGCTGGAGATATCGCTAG
- the LOC109725880 gene encoding UPF0481 protein At3g47200-like: MASRDQEHRISIPDHNNAGGSGVSVGPGFINEEDVCSLPIEPADLGEEWIREVEDKIVSAFEDSTVLWHSDFKDETGPKICMLPLRDSQPRLETKGGLSQPSVVTIGPFHRQDRVSISDKEKWMIVGLMNLLCGLDLASCLVKIKNQVANARNSYSNLDVSDQSSGFKDDKSFAEMLLLDSYFILFMLTIKLRKGPTDYTLMPPTLNKFTEPPLKLFQDDHFKFLDIIFNKDDIALDLLILDNQIPFFVIEELLKELESEKPLHEYALEFFETIHPRSAQHCKDKNISPPEFLHLLDLFHWSRVPQNKYTLPRQLDSIDWVPHTPNAMELRESATVFEKKTSGSSLDITFQRRRFKGIIGVLDIPELHFRNYSSLIFYNLIAFEIQSSSRGRCTMAFSALMRNLLQTEEDVKLLRRSGILVSSSMTASQLTDLFERLSRLTENHQMPSDLSAICDQVLSYHNDRAYQFFRFIILWYFPNPQATFLVFVSGLLFVPTILQTIYAMIYHS; the protein is encoded by the coding sequence ATGGCTAGCCGAGATCAAGAGCATCGAATTTCTATTCCTGATCATAATAATGCTGGTGGATCTGGTGTCAGTGTCGGCCCCGGATTCATTAATGAGGAGGACGTGTGTAGTCTCCCGATCGAACCGGCCGATTTGGGTGAGGAGTGGATTCGAGAGGTGGAGGACAAAATTGTTTCCGCATTCGAAGATTCGACAGTACTGTGGCATTCGGATTTCAAGGATGAAACAGGACCTAAGATTTGCATGCTGCCGCTGCGTGACTCTCAGCCAAGGTTGGAGACGAAAGGGGGGCTTTCCCAGCCAAGCGTGGTGACAATAGGGCCATTTCATCGGCAGGATAGGGTGAGTATTTCCGACAAAGAAAAATGGATGATTGTGGGCCTCATGAATCTTTTGTGTGGTCTCGACTTGGCGAGCTGCCTCgtaaagataaaaaatcaagTAGCAAACGCCCGCAACAGCTACTCCAATTTAGATGTATCTGATCAAAGCTCCGGTTTTAAAGATGACAAAAGTTTCGCAGAGATGCTGCTGCTTGATAGCTACTTCATCTTGTTTATGTTGACCATTAAGTTACGTAAAGGACCGACAGATTATACATTGATGCCGCCAACACTTAATAAGTTTACAGAGCCGCCGCTTAAGCTGTTTCAAGACGACCATTTCAAATTTCTCGACATCATATTCAACAAAGATGATATCGCACTTGATCTGCTGATCCTCGATAACCAAATCCCTTTCTTTGTGATCGAGGAGCTACTTAAGGAGCTCGAGTCGGAGAAGCCTCTCCATGAGTATGCCCTCGAGTTCTTCGAGACAATCCATCCAAGGTCGGCCCAACATTGCAAGGACAAGAATATTAGTCCTCCCGAATTCCTACATCTGCTCGATCTTTTCCACTGGTCTCGGGTCCCACAGAACAAGTACACCTTGCCTCGACAGCTAGATTCTATTGACTGGGTACCCCATACTCCGAATGCGATGGAACTTAGAGAATCCGCAAcagtgtttgaaaagaagaCGTCCGGGAGCTCATTGGATATCACATTTCAGAGACGTAGGTTTAAAGGCATTATTGGGGTGCTCGACATCCCAGAGTTACACTTCCGCAACTATAGCAGCCTCATCTTCTATAACCTCATCGCCTTCGAGATACAATCTTCAAGCCGGGGTCGCTGCACCATGGCCTTTTCTGCACTTATGCGGAACTTGCTGCAAACCGAGGAAGATGTGAAGCTGCTTCGGCGAAGCGGCATTTTGGTGAGCTCATCCATGACCGCCAGCCAACTCACTGATCTCTTCGAACGCTTGAGCAGATTGACTGAAAACCATCAAATGCCAAGCGATCTGTCTGCAATTTGCGATCAGGTCCTGTCTTACCACAATGACAGAGCGTATCAATTCTTCCGCTTCATCATTCTCTGGTACTTCCCCAACCCACAGGCGACTTTTTTGGTATTTGTTTCTGGCTTGCTTTTTGTTCCCACCATCTTGCAAACCATATACGCTATGATCTACCATAGTTGA
- the LOC109726019 gene encoding uncharacterized protein LOC109726019, giving the protein MASPEEHRISIPDHNAGGSGVSVGPGIINEEYLSSLPSDPPNADEWWIREMEYRIERGLADSTLRPSNFKDETEDKICVSTLHERISQRRSDTEEGLSRPSVVRIGPFHRWHSSSISEDEKWVIVGLMNLLYGLDLRSCLVRIKNQVANARSRYNIDELQRFRCIKDPISPYEMSDERSRFYNDKSFAEMLLLDSYFILFMLTIKLREGPTDYTLMPPTPKFTKEPLKLLQGYHFTFLDIIFNKEEIAPDLLIVDNQIPFFVIVIEELFEELNLDKPLYEYALEFFERIHPRLALRSIDQHSPPKFLHLLHLFHWSRVPQNKYIELIISPSPQQLDVFDWVSQTLNAMELRESATLFEKKTSGSSSPLDITFHRRWFNRIIGVFHIPELHIRDYSSLIFHNLIAFEMQSSTRGRCTMAFSALMRILLQSEEDVKLLRQRRILVSSSMTDRQLIDLFARLSKLTENHQMPYDLFAICDQVQSYHKNLVSRLCGGIIVQYFSKPVVALSVFVAALLFVPTLLQTIYAMIYHS; this is encoded by the coding sequence ATGGCTAGCCCAGAAGAGCATCGAATTTCTATTCCTGATCATAATGCTGGTGGATCTGGTGTAAGTGTCGGCCCCGGAATCATTAATGAGGAGTACCTGAGTAGTCTTCCTAGCGATCCACCGAATGCGGATGAGTGGTGGATTAGAGAGATGGAGTACAGAATCGAGAGAGGACTCGCCGATTCGACACTCCGGCCCTCTAATTTCAAGGATGAAACAGAAGATAAGATTTGCGTGTCGACGCTGCACGAGAGGATCTCTCAGCGAAGGTCGGATACAGAAGAGGGGCTCTCTCGGCCAAGCGTGGTGAGGATAGGGCCATTTCATCGGTGGCATTCTTCGAGTATTTCCGAGGATGAAAAATGGGTGATTGTTGGCCTCATGAATCTTTTGTATGGTCTCGACTTGAGGAGCTGCCTCGTAAGGATAAAAAATCAAGTAGCAAACGCTCGCAGCCGCTACAATATAGATGAACTTCAAAGGTTCCGCTGTATTAAAGATCCGATAAGTCCCTATGAGATGAGCGATGAAAGGTCACGCTTTTACAATGACAAAAGTTTTGCAGAGATGCTGCTGCTAGATAGCTACTTCATCCTGTTTATGTTGACCATTAAGTTACGTGAAGGACCGACAGATTATACATTGATGCCACCAACACCTAAGTTTACAAAGGAGCCGCTTAAGCTCTTACAAGGCTACCATTTTACATTTCTCGACATCATATTCAACAAAGAAGAGATCGCGCCTGATCTGCTGATCGTCGATAACCAAATCCCCTTCTTCGTGATCGTGATCGAGGAGCTATTTGAGGAGCTCAATTTGGATAAGCCCCTCTATGAATACGCACTCGAGTTCTTCGAGAGAATCCATCCAAGGCTCGCCCTACGTTCCATAGACCAGCATAGTCCTCCCAAATTCCTACATCTGCTCCATCTTTTCCACTGGTCTCGGGTCCCACAGAACAAGTACATCGAACTAATTATTAGTCCGTCGCCTCAACAGCTAGATGTTTTTGACTGGGTATCCCAAACTCTGAATGCGATGGAACTTAGAGAATCCGCAAcattgtttgaaaagaagacgTCCGGCAGCAGCTCGCCATTGGATATCACATTCCATAGACGTTGGTTCAACCGCATTATTGGGGTGTTCCACATCCCAGAGTTACACATCCGCGACTACAGCAGCCTCATCTTCCATAACCTCATCGCCTTCGAGATGCAGTCTTCAACCCGGGGCCGCTGCACCATGGCCTTTTCTGCACTTATGCGGATCTTGCTGCAAAGCGAGGAAGATGTGAAGCTGCTTCGGCAAAGACGCATTCTGGTGAGCTCGTCCATGACTGACAGACAACTCATTGATCTCTTCGCACGCTTGAGCAAATTGACTGAAAACCATCAAATGCCATACGATCTGTTTGCAATTTGCGATCAGGTCCAGTCTTACCACAAGAACCTAGTGAGTCGATTATGCGGTGGCATCATTGTCCAGTACTTTTCCAAACCAGTGGTGGCTCTTTCTGTGTTTGTTGCTGCCTTGCTCTTCGTCCCCACTCTTTTGCAGACCATATATGCTATGATCTACCATAGTTGA